The Anopheles maculipalpis chromosome 3RL, idAnoMacuDA_375_x, whole genome shotgun sequence genomic sequence TGCACGGTTGATAACAGCCGCACTGTGTCCCATCTAGATCTTCTAGCTGTCGGTAGAGTTTAATTAGTTGCTTTGTACTTTCGGCATTGTCACAATCCTGCACCACCCTTCCTGGCATCCAGGGCCCAGAGCATCCAACTGACTCAACCACTGCATTCCAGTGGCAAATTTCTCCGCACTACACAGGATACAAAGAAGCATAACAAATCACATTGGTGGCAACGTTTTTTCGGATGTCGGTAGAAATAATCAACCTACCCTGGTAGAGCTTACGGTGGAAAACTCGACGCATTCATTTTCGTAGCTCGCCAACATGAAAAAGTGCTGCGTTGATAAGCGAATTTCCATTTCTTCGTTGACCTCCAGAAACAGATACTCCACTCGACCAGATGATTGCATACGATTttctgaaagtatgcaatgtcATTACAGGGTGTTTGCATGCTTATCTATGGTATGACGGAGAATTTTTGCCTCCTTTCCATACATTTATGCCTTTGTCCTCAGATTTTTTAACGGtttctcaaatatttttgctgttATGCGTCTGCTGTTATTTTGATAGTTTCCCAAATATTGTTAAACACTTTGGATGCTTAGTTTATATTAGAATTAAAGAGTAATACCTTAAAAACCACTACCGAGTTCTTTAGTGGTATTGCGATGAACTTGAACATGAACTTACCAGCAAATCCTTCCGTTTCATCATGAATAAACACATGCCAGCCAGGCGGTGTGTCGCCAACGCTTACTCGTGTGACGTTCGTATCGTGGCGCAACATGATCGAATAGCCAGCCTCCTTCcaggaatgttttgttgtgatcAGCGGGTTCAGCGTGTAGCATCGTCCCATGTCTAAATGCAAACTTTCAACGACTTCAATATCTGTCAACATTGGAAAATGGTACGGCGTCACTAAGCAAACAATACAAATGAAGCAGTTTAGAActacaaaaactattgtacACACTGTTTGTGCCACCGTTCAAGCCATGCTGGATGAAAAACTCGCTATGGTTGTAGGTCGCTTCGCTAAACAGCTGCTCCAGCGTGGACTCGTTGAAGGGAAACCGATCGAATGAACTGGTGTACTTCGGATGCATTGCCAGGTTGTACTTTGCCATTATATCTGCTTTATATGCCGGTTCGCGACAAAAAGTTATTGCCGGATAGAGCATGGAGTCGTTCAGATCGAACCGGGAGTGAGTCGAGATTGGCGGGTTGCACAGCTTTTTGAAACAATCGGTCAGCTGATACATGACGACGATGCTGCAGATGAACAGCACTACCCCGCGGACCAGGCGCTTCGGATCGTGGCACAACGCGTATAGAAGGTTCCATAGTTTGTGCCTTACTTTCTCGACACTAACCATTATTGCTGCGATCGTATATTTAGATCGAGTTGTTGAGGGGGACACTTTCGGGtgatcatttttcaaaactataGTTGAAGTACTCAGCACACTACCCTAGACGTGAACGATTTTCGAACGAGCACTAGTGAGATTTTCAGAGGGTTAACCAATGGATCAGCGTCATGCTCTTTCCTTTTATATAAGCGCTTATCGTTGATAAAGCAAAATGGATTCAAGCATAAATCAATGGTTTATCGCAGCAACGGGCTTgcaatttttgtatttattggAAAACAAATCGTAAATCATAAAGCAACGTAAGTCATGAAAGACTTAATACATGAAGCATTTTCCTGCCCGGTGGTGTATTCTGCGCAGCAACGTACATAGAAAATGCAAACTCAATTTTATCACACATAATAGATTTTATTGATAagagaaaatgataaaaagctTATCACAAATGGCTATCAAACGGAAGAAGATTCTGctggcgtgttttttttttctccatatcATTAAATCTATGCGAGTATTGACGGTTAGTGAATGATGTGGCATGCAATCAATTACCACGGTCATTCAAACCAAAAGTAAGATTTAAGCCAAGCAAATTTTAACTTTAATGCTATGGGGCATAATTATTTTCGTACATCTAATATATTGTACAATTGTAAGTTAGATCAAATAATTTGTTCACTCTTTCcaacaaataattaatcaaaatttgtATATGGTAGGTCGGTGTACACGGAGGGCAGTTAGTGGTCTGCCGATCTGTGAATTCGAAAAAGCCACAAAAGCTTTTTATCCTCAAGCGTTGGATGAATGAGCAAGAAAAGGGAAATCAGGAAAAGTGGAAATGCGGCAAAAGTTATTTAGTTGAAATCCCAAACACTCGAAAATTTCGAGAGGGTGCAGACACTTTATTATGTGTGATTGTAGATTGATACAGGAAAGGTTGGAGTCATTTTAtccgaaatttgaaaaaaaacagttcttGGAGATCTGTGGTTCCTGTAGGAAGAATCTACAGCACTGACAGCGAAAAAAGCAATGAATTTTTTCAGGGAACATTGCCACGAGCTTCAccttttattattaattaaaacaacatcCTCGGTCTGGGTTAAAATCTCGTTTGGTTAGAGCCCTTCTATAACCCCGTTCAGACAGATGCCTTAAAGGTACTTGAGGTGCGAAACGAAAAATGATTAGTGACAACAccactatttatttatttattttttattcataaaggacggccaggccgtattgctaacaccagtatttatcatcaaatcaaatcaaatttctATTACTTATAT encodes the following:
- the LOC126560651 gene encoding acid-sensing ion channel 2, translating into MVSVEKVRHKLWNLLYALCHDPKRLVRGVVLFICSIVVMYQLTDCFKKLCNPPISTHSRFDLNDSMLYPAITFCREPAYKADIMAKYNLAMHPKYTSSFDRFPFNESTLEQLFSEATYNHSEFFIQHGLNGGTNNIEVVESLHLDMGRCYTLNPLITTKHSWKEAGYSIMLRHDTNVTRVSVGDTPPGWHVFIHDETEGFAENRMQSSGRVEYLFLEVNEEMEIRLSTQHFFMLASYENECVEFSTVSSTRCGEICHWNAVVESVGCSGPWMPGRVVQDCDNAESTKQLIKLYRQLEDLDGTQCGCYQPCTTTIYTASVMNRKPFHISVPAAQLWVYYTSKMVTIVEEFHGYDFNQFVSDLGGSLGFLLGLSVLGLIGLLEKIVELVFIRRLLAEKRKKQMAKEVVNNDETQPTRSEEVKHSDADTKMAKSGPPTETNLKD